Within Alcaligenes sp. SDU_A2, the genomic segment CCCAAGACCTTACTCCAGGAGCTGCTGCAAGGGCGCAAGCTGGACTTGCCCGTCTACACCGTCGTGGCCACGCATGGCGCTGCCCATGACCAGATGTTTGATATCGAGTGCACTATCGCTAAACTGAATATCCATGTGCAGGCCAGCGGCAGCAGCCGCCGCGCTGCCGAACAGGCGGCCGCCATCCAGGCCATCGAGTTGCTGCAGGCCCAGTTGCCTGCCAAGACCACACGCGCTTCGCGGCATCGCCGCCCGTCCCAATTGACCCTGCCTGTGGCGGTGTCCCAGGAAAAATCATGACAGACCCTTCTTTTCGCTGCGGCTTTGTCGCTATCGTCGGACGCCCCAATGTGGGCAAGTCCACCCTGGCCAATGCCTTGATCGGCAGCAAAATCTCCATTGTTTCGCGCAAGGCGCAAACGACGCGGCATCGCATCAACAGCGTCTTGACCCGTGACCACGACCAGATCGTCTTTGTGGACACGCCTGGCTTTCAGACTCGTCATGGCGGTGCCATGAACCGCATGATGAATCGCGTGGTCACCCAGGCGCTGGCAGATGTGGACGTGGTCGTGCATGTGGTTGAAGCCGGCAAATGGTCGGCGGCCGATTCCGAGTTGTTGCCCATGCTGCCCAAAGGCGGCAAGACCATTTTGGTGGTCAACAAAGTGGACGCCCTGAAAAGCAAGAACGAGTTGTTGCCCTATATTGCCCGCCTGTCCCAAGAGTTTGACTATGGCGCGGTGATTCCGGTCAGCGCCGCCAAGCGCGTGCAGTTGGATCAGCTTCTGGATGAAATCGCTCAGCGCTTGCCCGAAGGCGAGGCCATGTTCGATGCCGAAACCATTACCGATCGTTCGGTGCGTTTCATTACATCGGAACTGTTGCGCGAGAAGATCTTTCGTCTGGTTGGCGACGAACTGCCTTATGGCTGCACGGTCGTCATCGAACAATGGGAAGAAAACGAGCAGGGCGCGCGCATCGCTGCCTGCGTGGTGGTGGAGCGGGAAAGCCATCGTCCCATTCTGTTGGGCGCGGGCGGCATGCACATGAAGCGCATCGCTACCGAAGCTCGTCAGGATATTGCCAAGTTGATCGACAAGCCTGTCTACCTGGATGTGTATATCAAGGTGCGCAAGGGCTGGTCCGACCGCGAAGCGGCCTTGCGCGAATTGGGGTATGAGTAGCCGTCGGCAGCGTTTTCAGGACGAACCCGGCTACATACTGCATACCAGTGCCTGGCGCGAAACGTCTCTGATCTGCCAGGCTTTTTCGCGCAATCATGGATTGGTGCCGCTGGTGGCCAAGGGTGCCAAGCGGCCGCATTCTGTGCTCAGGCCGGCTTTGTCGGTGTTTCAGCCTTTGCTGCTCAGTTGGACGGGGCAAAATGAAGTCAAGACGCTGACCCGGGCCGATTGTGCCGGCATCCGCCCCCTGAAGGGGCGGGCGCTGATGTCGGCCTGGTACATGAACGAACTGTTGATCCGCCTGTTACCGCGAGAAGATCCGCATCCGGTGTTGTACGAAGCCTACGAAGCAGCGCTGGCCCACTTGGCGCAACAACCCAGACCACCGGTGGCCGGGGCCTTGCGCCGCTTTGAATGGGTGCTGTTAACTGAAACCGGCTATGGTTTTGAAGATGATATGCCCGATTTTGACGATGCGCAGCGCGAGCCCGAGCTGCGCATTCTTTTGCGCGAACGCATCAACAGTTTGTTGGGGCGCCCTTTGCACACTCGTACCGTGCTGATGCAACTGCAACGCTACTGACACTGCTATGGCCACCTCCCTTCCTGCTGTTCTGGTGCTTGATACTTGCGTGCTGATCTCCAACGTGCTGCGACGGCTCTTGTTGGCGATGGCCGATGCCGGTGTGTTTCAGCCGGCCTGGAGCCCGGTCATTGGCGACGAATGGCGGCGTAATGCGGGGCGGTTGTGGAAAGTGATGCCGGTGTCTATCGATGAGCAGTGGGAGCAGTTGCAGCAGACTTATCCGCAAGCGGATTTGGGGGATGCCACGGCCTTCAAGGATGGGCTGCGGCATTCGGATGCCAAGGACTGGCATGTGATTGCCACGGCGCGCGCCGCGCAGCAGCGCTACCCTGGGCAAGCCGTGGGCATATTGACGCGCAACATCAAGGATTTCAATCGCTCCGAACTGCGTCGTCTGGGCCTGACGCTGTGGGAGCCGGATCAGTATCTGGCTCAGTGCATGCAGGATCAACCGTTAGTGTTGCGTCGCCTGCTGGATGGTCTGCCGGATCTGATGCTCACCCCCGAGGCGCAGGCACTGGATACTGCGACCTTGCTCAAGCGAGATCGTCTGTTCCGGCTGGCGCAACTGTATGTTCAACCCAGTTCCATGGAGACATAGAACATGAAGCAGGGCGTTTTGCTGTCGGTCTTTGCGTCGTCACTGTTCGCGCTGCTTTATTTTTATGCGACGGTGCTGCAGCCTTTAAGCGGTGAACAGATTTTTGCCTGGCGGATCGTGCTGGGCTTACCAGCACTGGCGCTGGTCATTACGCGGGCGCGTCGCTGGCGTGAAGTGCGTTGGGTGTTGCGTCATTGGCCGAGTAACTGGCGATATTTTGCGCTGTTGGCGCTGGCGGCGGCCTTGGTGGGCGTGCAGCTGTGGATTTTTGTATGGGCACCTCTGCACCAGATGGCGCTGGATGTATCGCTGGGGTATTTTCTGTTGCCTTTGATGATGGTGCTGGTCGGGCGCGTGTTTTACAAGGACACGTTGACCCGGCTGCAATGGCTGGCTGTGGCGCTGGCCGCTGTCGGCGTGCTGCACGAACTCTGGCGTGTAGGCGGAGTATCGTGGGCGACGGCGGTGGTGGTGCTGGGCTACCCCCCGTATTTCATGCTGCGTCGTTATCTGCGACTGGGTTCGCTGGCTTCACTGTGGTTCGACCTCAGTTTTCTGTTTCCGGCGGCCTGCTGGCTGCTGTTTGTGCAGGACCCTGGCATGTGGGGACAGTTTCTGGAGCATGGCCGCTTGTTTTGGCAGGTGCCTGTGCTGGGCTTGATCAGCTCTGTGGCGTTGGTCAGCTATTTGTCGTCCAGTCGGCAATTGCCCTTGGCCCTGTTCGGTATTCTGGGTTACGTGGAGCCCGTGCTGCTGTTCTGGGTGGCGTATCTGCTGCTGGACGAACCCATGAGCCCCGAGCAGTGGTGGACCTACATTCCTATCTGGACAGCGATTTTTCTGGTGGCGCTGGAGGGCGGCATACGCTTGTGGCGTACTGAGCACCTGGCGCGTCGGTCGCAAAGGCTGAAACCTTCTTGAGGTTTTGGCGATGTCTGTGCGCCATGTAGATGGCCATTCCCGTTTCGGGAACGGCCATCTACAGGAATGGAGTGCATGCACCCGGTTCTGGCTTAATCCAGTGCTGCCTTGTCGTTTGTTTGTTCGCGCAGCAGGCTGGCTTGCGTTACGGACAGACCGGCGGGGACGTCGTCGGTAATCCAGACATTACCGCCTATGGTGCAGCCTTTGCCCAGCGTTACTCGGCCAAGAATGGTGGCCCCGGCATAAATGACGACGTCGTCCTCGACGATAGGGTGACGCGGCTGCCCCTTGAGCAATAAACCTTTCTCGTCCTTGCTAAAGCGCTTGGCACCCAGCGTGACGGCCTGGTATATGCGCACGCGCTTGCCGATAATGGCGGTTTCACCGATGACCACGCCCGTGCCGTGATCGATGAAACAGGCATGGTCGATACGTGCGCCAGGGTGGATATCGATGCCGGTCTGGCCGTGGGCCAGCTCGGCGATAATCCGGGCGATCAAAGGCAGATCCAGGATGTGCAGCGCGTGGGCGATGCGGTGGTGGATCATGGCCAGCACGCCGGGATAGCAGAGCAGCACTTCGTCCACATTCTGGGCGGCCGGGTCGCCTTGATAAGC encodes:
- the era gene encoding GTPase Era, with the protein product MTDPSFRCGFVAIVGRPNVGKSTLANALIGSKISIVSRKAQTTRHRINSVLTRDHDQIVFVDTPGFQTRHGGAMNRMMNRVVTQALADVDVVVHVVEAGKWSAADSELLPMLPKGGKTILVVNKVDALKSKNELLPYIARLSQEFDYGAVIPVSAAKRVQLDQLLDEIAQRLPEGEAMFDAETITDRSVRFITSELLREKIFRLVGDELPYGCTVVIEQWEENEQGARIAACVVVERESHRPILLGAGGMHMKRIATEARQDIAKLIDKPVYLDVYIKVRKGWSDREAALRELGYE
- a CDS encoding PIN domain-containing protein, with amino-acid sequence MATSLPAVLVLDTCVLISNVLRRLLLAMADAGVFQPAWSPVIGDEWRRNAGRLWKVMPVSIDEQWEQLQQTYPQADLGDATAFKDGLRHSDAKDWHVIATARAAQQRYPGQAVGILTRNIKDFNRSELRRLGLTLWEPDQYLAQCMQDQPLVLRRLLDGLPDLMLTPEAQALDTATLLKRDRLFRLAQLYVQPSSMET
- the recO gene encoding DNA repair protein RecO; protein product: MSSRRQRFQDEPGYILHTSAWRETSLICQAFSRNHGLVPLVAKGAKRPHSVLRPALSVFQPLLLSWTGQNEVKTLTRADCAGIRPLKGRALMSAWYMNELLIRLLPREDPHPVLYEAYEAALAHLAQQPRPPVAGALRRFEWVLLTETGYGFEDDMPDFDDAQREPELRILLRERINSLLGRPLHTRTVLMQLQRY
- the epsC gene encoding serine O-acetyltransferase EpsC, with the protein product MAVFETQHIVDNLRGAREDWRHAQQRLKEPDGQEFPSVQALTRVAEQLKGVLFPMRLGSPDLRREHEDHYVGYTLGQALNTLLEQARIELRRSVVASRLNLDRDAIERHAQAAIQSFADSLPDMRRTLDLDVVAAYQGDPAAQNVDEVLLCYPGVLAMIHHRIAHALHILDLPLIARIIAELAHGQTGIDIHPGARIDHACFIDHGTGVVIGETAIIGKRVRIYQAVTLGAKRFSKDEKGLLLKGQPRHPIVEDDVVIYAGATILGRVTLGKGCTIGGNVWITDDVPAGLSVTQASLLREQTNDKAALD
- the rarD gene encoding EamA family transporter RarD → MKQGVLLSVFASSLFALLYFYATVLQPLSGEQIFAWRIVLGLPALALVITRARRWREVRWVLRHWPSNWRYFALLALAAALVGVQLWIFVWAPLHQMALDVSLGYFLLPLMMVLVGRVFYKDTLTRLQWLAVALAAVGVLHELWRVGGVSWATAVVVLGYPPYFMLRRYLRLGSLASLWFDLSFLFPAACWLLFVQDPGMWGQFLEHGRLFWQVPVLGLISSVALVSYLSSSRQLPLALFGILGYVEPVLLFWVAYLLLDEPMSPEQWWTYIPIWTAIFLVALEGGIRLWRTEHLARRSQRLKPS